The following are encoded together in the Montipora foliosa isolate CH-2021 chromosome 12, ASM3666993v2, whole genome shotgun sequence genome:
- the LOC137981187 gene encoding acid-sensing ion channel 1A-like: MVTHVKPFNNSFDKNREEKSEPGMSPRATKWKEFASNTTLHGLRYVADKSHSISRRGIWLIFLGAAATTYVYLASLSLTKFFSRPIKTEISQETPTEGLKFPAVTICNLNRFMRSKIDTADEDENFVKMGLNISGCNETRKVRGNLTCGQAFLCIYTPWGTALVKGCNRTTQQNIKSFLSRSSDRLFTKEEFLTKYGHDIESLTASFLYCRFTQTAICSKGDFVPKLTQYGICFTFNSGNDGVLRRAIHEGPDFGLSVFLDVQMHETTFSQFSSGLKVIVHDQNTFVNRYNGFNIAPGTHASVGVKLKKHIRLPAPFKTNCRQDKLPGIGSYNKDGCLHQCTANFTFRQCGCRVLGLPGPEGTPVCSMQDKECVDNSQSQVNLTECACSNACSELVYQSSVSYSKFPDDSLIDIFQKFLPISPNPDYMRANYVFLQLGFQHLAYEKREDVPSYGLESLLGEFGGNMGLFLGCSILTLCEFIDFLLEAVISRMRKNSVEVDVRPGSNS; the protein is encoded by the exons ATGGTTACACACGTAAAACCGTTTAACAACAGTTTTGATAAAAACAGGGAGGAAAAATCAGAGCCAGGCATGTCTCCTAGAGCAACTAAATGGAAAGAGTTTGCCTCCAACACTACCCTTCACGGACTTAGATACGTCGCCGATAAAAGTCATTCCATTTCAAGACGAGGTATTTGGCTCATATTTCTTGGAGCGGCTGCTACGACCTATGTGTATCTTGCATCCCTAAGCTTAACTAAATTCTTCTCAAGGCCAATAAAAACCGAAATTTCACAAGAAACTCCCACGGAAGGTTTAAAGTTCCCTGCAGTGACTATATGTAACTTAAACAGGTTCATGAGATCTAAGATAGATACGGCGGACGAGGATGAAAACTTTGTAAAAATGGGATTGAACATCAGTGGATGTAATGAAACACGTAAAGTTCGTGGAAATCTCACTTGTGGCCAAGCGTTCTTGTGTATTTACACGCCGTGGGGAACAGCCCTGGTGAAAGGCTGTAATAGAACAACGCAGCAAAACATAAAAAGTTTTCTAAGCCGTTCTTCAGATCGTCTGTTTACCAAAGAAGAATTTCTTACAAAATATGGCCATGACATAGAGAGCCTGACCGCGTCTTTTCTTTATTGCCGTTTCACGCAAACCGCAATTTGCTCTAAGGGAGACTTCGTTCCAAAACTCACACAATATGGCATTTGTTTCACCTTCAACTCTGGTAACGATGGTGTCCTTCGACGTGCAATACATGAAGGCCCTGACTTTGGGCTCAGCGTTTTTCTCGATGTTCAAATGCACGAGACTACATTCAGCCAGTTTTCGAGTGGACTGAAAGTAATTGTGCACGATCAAAACACCTTTGTCAACCGATATAATGGCTTCAACATCGCTCCTGGCACTCACGCTTCGGTTGGGGTCAAATTAAAGAAG CACATCAGACTCCCAGCACCCTTCAAAACGAACTGCCGACAGGACAAGCTGCCGGGAATTGGTTCCTACAACAAAGACGGTTGCCTTCATCAATGCACCGCAAATTTTACTTTTCGTCAATGTGGCTGCCGTGTTCTCGGATTGCCAG gTCCAGAGGGGACACCTGTGTGTTCTATGCAAGACAAAGAATGTGTTGACAATTCCCAAA GTCAAGTCAACTTAACAGAGTGTGCCTGCAGCAACGCGTGCTCAGAACTGGTATATCAGTCAAGTGTTTCTTATTCCAAATTTCCGGATGACTCATTAATTGACATTTTCCAGAAGTTTCTTCCTATTTCACCTAATCCGGATTACATGAG AGCGAACTACGTCTTTCTCCAATtggggtttcaacacttagccTATGAAAAGCGTGAGGATGTTCCTAGTTATGGTCTAGAGAGCCTCTTAG GCGAGTTCGGTGGCAACATGGGCTTGTTCCTTGGCTGCAGTATACTGACGTTGTGCGAGTTCATTGACTTTCTGTTGGAAGCTGTGATTTCTCGGATGAGGAAAAACTCCGTGGAAGTAGACGTGAGGCCCGGCAGTAACTCTTAA
- the LOC137981188 gene encoding acid-sensing ion channel 1-like: MVTQVKSLNNSFAENREEKSEPGMSPKATKWKEFASNTTLHGLRYIADKSLTISRRGIWLIFLGAAATTYVYLASLSLTKFFSRPIKTEISQETPTEGLTFPAVTICNLNRFMRSKIDTADEDENFVKMGLNISGCNETREVRGNLTCGQAFLCIYTPQGTALVKGCNRTMQQNIKSFLSRSSDRLFNKEEFHTKYGHDIASLTASFLYCRFMKTAICSKGDFVPKLTQYGICFTFNSGNDGVLRRAIHEGPDFGLSVFLDVQTHETTLSQFSSGLKVIVHDQNTFVNRYNGFNIVPGTHASVAVKLKKHIRLPAPFKTNCRQDKLPGIGSYNKDGCLHQCTANFTFRQCGCRVLGLPGPEGTPVCSMQDKECVDNSQSQVNLTECACSNACSELAYESSVSYSRFPDDSIIDMLQHFLRIQPNPDYMRANYVFLQLGFQHLAYEKREDVPSYGLESLLGEFGGNMGLFLGCSILTLCEFIDFLLEAVISRMRKNSVEVDASPGSNSYAKHQEKEKTNSEYKHSK, from the exons ATGGTTACACAGGTAAAATCGTTGAACAACAGCTTTGCTGAAAACAGGGAGGAAAAATCAGAGCCAGGCATGTCTCCTAAAGCAACTAAATGGAAAGAGTTTGCTTCCAACACTACACTTCACGGACTTAGATACATCGCCGATAAAAGTTTAACCATTTCAAGACGAGGTATTTGGCTCATATTTCTTGGGGCGGCAGCTACGACCTATGTGTATCTTGCATCCCTAAGCTTAACTAAATTCTTTTCAAGGCCAATAAAAACCGAAATTTCACAAGAAACTCCCACAGAAGGCTTAACGTTCCCTGCAGTGACAATATGTAACTTAAACAGGTTCATGAGATCCAAGATAGATACGGCGGACGAGGATGAAAACTTTGTAAAAATGGGATTGAACATCAGTGGATGTAATGAAACACGTGAGGTTCGTGGAAATCTCACTTGTGGCCAAGCGTTCTTGTGTATTTACACGCCGCAGGGGACAGCCCTGGTGAAAGGCTGTAATAGAACAATGCAGCAAAACATAAAAAGTTTCCTAAGCCGTTCTTCAGATCGTCTGTTTAACAAAGAAGAATTTCATACAAAATATGGCCATGACATAGCGAGCCTGACCGCGTCTTTTCTTTATTGCCGTTTCATGAAAACCGCAATTTGCTCTAAGGGAGACTTCGTTCCAAAACTCACACAATATGGCATTTGTTTCACCTTCAACTCTGGTAACGATGGTGTCCTTCGACGTGCAATACATGAAGGCCCTGACTTTGGGCTCAGCGTTTTTCTCGATGTTCAAACGCACGAGACTACACTCAGCCAGTTTTCGAGTGGACTGAAAGTAATTGTGCACGATCAAAACACCTTTGTCAACCGATACAATGGGTTCAACATCGTTCCTGGCACTCACGCTTCGGTTGCAGTCAAATTAAAGAAG CACATCAGACTCCCAGCACCCTTCAAAACGAACTGCCGACAAGACAAGCTGCCGGGAATTGGTTCCTACAATAAAGACGGTTGCCTTCATCAATGCACCGCAAATTTCACCTTTCGTCAATGTGGCTGCCGTGTTCTCGGGTTGCCAG gtCCAGAGGGGACACCTGTGTGTTCTATGCAAGACAAAGAATGTGTTGACAATTCCCAAA GTCAAGTCAACTTAACAGAGTGTGCCTGCAGCAACGCGTGCTCAGAACTGGCATATGAGTCAAGTGTTTCTTATTCCAGATTTCCGGATGACTCAATAATTGACATGTTGCAGCATTTCCTTCGGATTCAACCTAATCCGGATTACATGAG AGCGAACTACGTCTTTCTCCAATtggggtttcaacacttagccTATGAAAAGCGTGAGGATGTTCCTAGTTATGGTCTAGAGAGCCTCTTAG GCGAGTTTGGTGGCAACATGGGCTTGTTCCTTGGCTGCAGTATACTGACGTTGTGCGAGTTCATTGACTTTCTGTTGGAAGCTGTGATTTCTCGGATGAGGAAAAACTCCGTGGAAGTAGACGCGAGCCCCGGCAGTAACTCTTATGCAAAACATCAggagaaagagaaaacaaacagcgaGTACAAACATAGCAAATAG
- the LOC137981189 gene encoding acid-sensing ion channel 1-like, translating into MSPIATKWKEFASNTTLHGLRYVADKSHSISRRGIWLIFLGAAATTYVYLASLSVIKFFSRPIKTEISQETPTEGLKFPAVTICNLNRFMRSKIDTADEDENFVKMGLNISGCNETRNVRGNLTCGQAFLCIYTPWGTALVKGCNRTMQQNIKSFLSRSSHRLFNKEEFHTKYGHGIASLTASFLYCRFMKTAICSKGDFVPKLTQYGICFTFNSGNDGVLRRAIHEGPDFGLSVFLDVQTHETTFSQFSSGLKVIVHDQNTFVNRYNGFNIVPGTHASVAIKLKKHIRLPAPFKTNCRQDKLPGIGSYNKDGCLHQCTANFTFRQCGCRGLGLPGPEGTPVCSMQDKECVDNSQSQVNLTECACSNACSELVYESSVSYSRFPDDSLIDIFQHFLPISPNPDYMRANYVFLQLGFQHLAYEKREDVPSYGLESLLGEFGGNMGLFLGCSILTLCEFIDFLSEAVISRMRKNSLEVDASPGSDSYAKHQEKEKTNSEYKHNK; encoded by the exons ATGTCTCCTATAGCAACTAAATGGAAAGAGTTTGCCTCCAACACTACCCTTCACGGACTTCGATACGTCGCCGATAAAAGTCATTCCATTTCAAGACGAGGTATTTGGCTCATATTTCTTGGGGCAGCTGCTACGACGTATGTGTATCTTGCATCCCTAAGCGTAATTAAATTCTTCTCAAGGCCAATAAAAACCGAAATTTCACAAGAAACTCCAACGGAAGGTTTGAAGTTCCCTGCAGTGACTATATGTAACTTAAACAGGTTCATGAGATCTAAGATAGATACGGCGGACGAGGATGAAAACTTTGTAAAAATGGGATTGAACATCAGTGGATGTAATGAAACACGTAACGTTCGCGGAAATCTCACTTGTGGCCAAGCGTTCTTGTGTATTTACACGCCGTGGGGAACAGCCCTGGTGAAAGGCTGTAATAGAACAATGCAACAAAACATAAAAAGTTTTCTAAGCCGTTCTTCACATCGTCTGTTTAACAAGGAAGAATTTCATACAAAATATGGCCATGGCATAGCGAGCCTGACCGCGTCTTTTCTTTATTGCCGTTTCATGAAAACCGCAATTTGCTCTAAGGGAGACTTCGTTCCGAAACTCACACAATATGGCATTTGTTTCACCTTTAACTCTGGTAACGATGGTGTCCTTCGACGTGCAATACATGAAGGCCCTGACTTTGGGCTCAGCGTTTTTCTCGATGTTCAAACGCACGAGACTACATTCAGTCAGTTTTCGAGTGGACTGAAAGTGATTGTGCACGATCAAAACACCTTCGTCAACCGATATAATGGGTTCAACATCGTTCCTGGCACTCACGCTTCGGTTGCAATCAAATTAAAGAAG CACATCAGACTCCCAGCACCCTTCAAAACGAACTGCCGACAGGACAAGCTGCCGGGAATTGGTTCCTACAATAAAGACGGTTGCCTTCATCAATGCACCGCAAATTTCACCTTTCGTCAATGTGGCTGCCGTGGTCTCGGATTGCCAG gTCCAGAGGGAACACCTGTGTGTTCTATGCAAGACAAAGAATGTGTTGACAATTCCCAAA GTCAAGTCAACTTAACAGAGTGTGCCTGCAGCAACGCGTGCTCAGAACTGGTATATGAGTCAAGTGTTTCTTATTCCAGATTTCCGGATGACTCATTAATTGACATTTTCCAGCATTTCCTTCCGATTTCACCTAATCCGGATTACATGAG AGCGAATTACGTCTTTCTCCAATTGGGGTTTCAACACCTAGCCTATGAAAAGCGTGAGGATGTTCCTAGTTATGGTCTAGAGAGCCTCTTAG GCGAGTTCGGCGGCAACATGGGCTTGTTCCTTGGCTGCAGTATACTGACGTTGTGCGAGTTCATTGACTTTCTGTCGGAAGCTGTGATTTCTCGGATGAGGAAAAACTCCTTGGAAGTAGACGCGAGCCCCGGCAGTGACTCTTATGCAAAACATCAggagaaagagaaaacaaacagcgaGTACAAACATAACAAATAG